The following proteins come from a genomic window of Thermoproteota archaeon:
- a CDS encoding DUF2703 domain-containing protein: MVNKVKISVYYTPECPKDPVVEEIKKAVEEAGLKDYELEEILLASDEEAAQHRVLGVPTVRINGVDVDPSFEDRGVYTSTCSRIYKWAGKYHDYPPKGMIVEALRRVLSTSG; encoded by the coding sequence ATGGTCAACAAGGTGAAGATATCGGTCTATTACACTCCTGAGTGTCCCAAGGATCCGGTCGTTGAGGAGATAAAGAAGGCCGTTGAGGAGGCTGGATTGAAGGATTACGAGCTGGAGGAGATTCTCCTCGCCAGTGATGAGGAGGCAGCCCAGCACAGAGTTCTGGGCGTCCCCACCGTGAGGATCAACGGCGTGGATGTGGATCCCTCCTTCGAGGACAGGGGGGTGTACACGTCCACCTGTAGCAGGATATACAAGTGGGCCGGGAAGTACCACGACTACCCTCCCAAGGGGATGATAGTCGAGGCCCTCAGGAGGGTGCTCTCCACATCCGGGTAA